ACCAGAACGACAAGAGCCGTGTAACGGGAGACTGTTACGCACGGTTCTGTGGGAGCCCCGGGCTGAGACGCCCGGGGCGACCCGACTCGCGCAGGGTTGGCGGGATCCGTTGGTGGCGCGGGTCGGGGGTGGCGCTGGTTTCGCGGGGCGGTGGTGGTGTGGGCAGGTGGTCGGCTCTACTGCGACAGTCAAGATCAACTGCGACGGTCAGAGGCGACAGTCAAGGGCGCCTCCGGCGGCGCCTGCGCGGCGAGCGGCCTCGCTCCGGGGAGTGGGGGGCCGCGCTGGCTGCTGCCGGTCGATGCTTGTGGTCGCCTCTGTCCCGGATTCCCCGTCGCATCGTCGCCTTACGGAAGCAGACCGGTCCGGTGGTATCAAGCCGGATCGCCGCCGCCGTGGTTTAGCATCAGCGGCTTGACACCACCGGCCCGGCCTGCTTGGCTACGCCCGCCGACGCGACGGGGAATCCGGGACAAAACCGGTCTGTGGGAAGAGTTCCCGCGCCTTGTGCACGCACCGCTCGGCCGCCGCTGTGCCTCACCGAGTGGACCCCGTCCACACCACAGGCGGGGGTTGTCCCGGATTCCCCGTCGCTTCGGCGGTGCTTGCACAACCATCCCGGACTGGGCGGTATCAAGCCGCTGATACTAGGCCACAGCAGCGTGTGATCCGGCTTGACACCGCCCAGGCCGGGATGGTTCCCTCCGGGCGCTGATGCGGCGGGGAATCCGGGACACAGGCGACCACAAGCAACAACCGCCGCCCGACAACGCGGCCCCCCATCCCCGGAGCCAGGCCGCTCGCCGCGCAGGCGCCGCCGGAGGCGCTCTTCAGCTCTTGACTGTGGCCTTTGACTGTCGCAGTAGACCCGACCACCTACCCACACCACCACCGCCCCGCGAAACCAGCACCACCCCCGACCCGCGCCACCAACGGATCCCGCCAACCATGCGCGAAGCCGTCAAGAAACGCCTGTGCCTGTCAACCCACCAACAAACCGCAACCAGCCACACCCACCCACACAAGTCAGGCGCGCCGCTTTTCGATGCCCCCCGGCCAGGCCCTACCGCATCCCGCCGGTCACCACCCGCAGCCGCCGCCGCACCGCATCCCGCGGATCCGGCTGCCGCGCCAGCAACGCCTCGGCGATCCGCTTGGCCCGCATCGCCGGCTCCGGGTCGCCCTCGCGCACCGCCGTCACGATCGCGCCGTCGACCAGCAGCATCAGCTCCGGCGCCAGTTCCTCGTGGTCCGCGCGGCCGGCGTCGGCCAGGAGCCCGTCCAAATACTCGGTGACCGCGCTCTTGTGCGCGGCGGCGACCTGGTGCGCCGCGCTGTCGCGGTCGGCGGCCTCGACCATGGTGTTGATGAAGGCGCAGCCGCGGAAGTCGTCGGCCGCGAAGCGTTCGGCCAGGGCGTCGAAGACCGCCGGCGGCCGGTCGGCCGGGGGCAGGCCGTAGGCCTCGACCGCCGTGCGCAGCCAGTCCCGCCAGCGCTCGTCCCTGCCGGACAGCACCGCGACCACGAGCTCGTCCTTGCCGGCGAAGTGCCGGTAGAAGGAGGCCCGGCCCACGCCGGAGTCCGACAGGATGCGCTCCACGCCCACCGCGCGGATGCCCTCCGCGTAGAAGAGCTCTTCCGCCGTGGCCAGCAGACGTTCCCGGGCTTTCACTGCCATGCCCCAGATGGTACCGGTCAGTGCCATCCCCACACCAGCCCTGAGCCGGGCGACGGGACCGACCGGTACCGGATCCCGGGGATCGCCTTGGACAAAAACGGTACCGGTCGGTACCGTCTTAGTCATGCCAAGGATCGCCACGGTCACGCCCGAGACGGCGGACACCGAACAGCGGGACCTGCTGGACGCCACCAGGCGCCAGCTCGGACGAGTTCCCAACCTCTACGCCACGCTGGTGCACAGCCCCGCCGCCCTGCGCGGCTACCTGGCCCTGCGCGACAGCCTGTCCGACGGCGTGCTCACCCCCCGCCAGCGCGAGCAGCTGGCCCTGCTCACCGCGCAGGAGAACGACTGCGACTACTGCGTCGCGGCCCACACCATGCGGGGCGAGCGCCTACTGAAGATGACCCCTGAGGAACTGCGCGAGACCCGCCTGGGCCGCGACGCCGACCCGCACACCGCCGCGATCCTGCGCGTCGCCGCCGAGCTCGTCGAGCAGCGCGGCCGGGTCGACGACGCCGTGCTGACTCAGGCCCGGGCCGCCGGCGTCACCGACGCCGAGCTCGCCGAGACCGTCGCGCACGTCGCCCTCAACACCCTGTCGAACCACTTCAACCACCTGGCGCGCCCGGACCTGGACTTCCCGGCCGCCCCCGCCCTGAAGGAGAGCCACTGACATGGACCTCACCTGGCAGAACGCCGACCTGCTCGAACTGTGCGAGGGCTACACCGCCGACGACGCGGACGGCGTGCCGACCGCCACGCTCAAGGACATCCGGATCGCGGTCCAGGGCGGCTACCTGCACGTCGCCCACGGCGACGACCCCCGGATCCAGATCGTCTCGGCGCCGGGCGTGCGCCGCATCGTCTACACCCGGTCCTAGGCCGCGCGCACAACAACAACGACAGACCCCGGCTCGGGAGCCGGGGTCTGTCGTTGTCAGCAATACCGTCCTAGCCGATGGCCTTCTTCAGCGCCTCGGCCCGGTCGGTCCGCTCCCACGTGAAGTCCGGCAGGTCCCGCCCGAAGTGCCCGTACGCGGCGGTCTGCTGGTAGATCGGCCGCAGCAGGTCCAGGTCGCGGATGATCGCGGCCGGGCGCAGGTCGAAGACGCTCAGCAGGGCCTGCTGGATCTTCACGTCCTCCACCACGCCGGTCCCGAAGGTCTCCACGAACAGCCCCACCGGCTCGGCCTTGCCGATCGCGTAGGCGACCTGCACCTCGCAGCGCTCGGCCAAGCCCGCGGCCACCACGTTCTTGGCCACCCAGCGCATCGCGTACGCCGCCGAGCGGTCCACCTTCGACGGGTCCTTGCCGGAGAAGGCGCCGCCGCCGTGCCGGGCCATGCCGCCGTAGGTGTCGACGATGATCTTGCGGCCGGTCAGGCCGGCGTCGCCCATCGGGCCGCCGATCTCGAAGCGGCCGGTGGGGTTCACCAGCAGCCGGTAGTCGGAGGTGTCCAGCTCCAGCGCGGCGATCTCCGGGGCCACGACCTGCTCGCGGATGTCCGGGGTGAGCAGGTTGTCCAGGTCGATGTCCGAGGCGTGCTGGGTGGACAGGACCACGGTGTCCAGGCGGACCGCCTTGTGGCCGTCGTACTCGATGGTCACCTGGGTCTTGCCGTCGGGGCGCAGGTAGGGGACGGTGCCGTCCTTGCGGACCGTGGCCAGCCGGTGCGAGAGCCGGTGCGCCAGCGCGATCGGCAGCGGCATCAGCTCGGGGGTGTCGGTGCAGGCGTAGCCGAACATCAGGCCCTGGTCGCCGGCGCCCTGGCGGTCGAGTTCGTCGTTGTCGCCCTCGACACGGGACTCGTAAGCCGTGTCCACGCCCTGGGCGATGTCCGGCGACTGCGAGCCGATGGACACCGACACGCCGCAGGAGGCGCCGTCGAAGCCCTTCTTGGACGAGTCGTACCCGATGGCCAGGATCGTGTCGCGGACCAGGCGCGCGATGTCGGCGTACGCGGTGGTGGTCACCTCGCCGGCGATGTGCACCTGGCCGGTCGTGAGCAGGGTCTCCACGGCGACCCGGGACTTCGGGTCGTCCTTGAGCAGGGAATCGAGGATCGCGTCGCTGATCTGGTCGGCGATCTTGTCGGGGTGCCCCTCGGTCACCGATTCGGAGGTGAACAGGCGGCGGACGGTACCTGACATGGGTACTCCTAGGTTCGCAGCGGCTGCTGACTACAGGTCGACGCGACGCCCCGGTCCCCGAACGGCAGGCACGCGCCTGCCTGGCAGGCGCGTGCGGGGCACGAAGATCGAAACGACCGCACCCCCAGCTTAGTCGTTGGGGCTGTGCACCTTAAGTACCCGGTCCCAGATCACATCCGCGAGCCGCTCCTTCGGACCGTCCGCGACCGGCTCCTCGGAGCCGTCCGCGCCGATCACGACGGCCGCGCTGTGGTCGGCACCGAAGGTCAGGTCCATCCCGACCTCGTTGACGACCAGCAGGTCGACGCCGTACTTGGCGAGTTTGGCCCGGCCGTGCTCCAGCCAGGTCCCGTGCGCATCACCGGTCTCGGCGGCGAACCCCACCACCGTCTGCCCCGGGCGCAACCGGGAGTGACCGAGCTCACGCAGCACGTGCGGGTTCTGGACCAGCGCGATCTCAGGGGCTGAGCTGTCGTCGGCCTTCTTGATCTTCGCCGCGGCGGTCTCGGCGGGCCGGAAGTCGGCCACGGCCGCGGCCATCACCACGACATCGGCGTCGGCGGCCGC
The Catenulispora sp. MAP5-51 genome window above contains:
- the metK gene encoding methionine adenosyltransferase, with amino-acid sequence MSGTVRRLFTSESVTEGHPDKIADQISDAILDSLLKDDPKSRVAVETLLTTGQVHIAGEVTTTAYADIARLVRDTILAIGYDSSKKGFDGASCGVSVSIGSQSPDIAQGVDTAYESRVEGDNDELDRQGAGDQGLMFGYACTDTPELMPLPIALAHRLSHRLATVRKDGTVPYLRPDGKTQVTIEYDGHKAVRLDTVVLSTQHASDIDLDNLLTPDIREQVVAPEIAALELDTSDYRLLVNPTGRFEIGGPMGDAGLTGRKIIVDTYGGMARHGGGAFSGKDPSKVDRSAAYAMRWVAKNVVAAGLAERCEVQVAYAIGKAEPVGLFVETFGTGVVEDVKIQQALLSVFDLRPAAIIRDLDLLRPIYQQTAAYGHFGRDLPDFTWERTDRAEALKKAIG
- a CDS encoding TetR/AcrR family transcriptional regulator, translating into MAVKARERLLATAEELFYAEGIRAVGVERILSDSGVGRASFYRHFAGKDELVVAVLSGRDERWRDWLRTAVEAYGLPPADRPPAVFDALAERFAADDFRGCAFINTMVEAADRDSAAHQVAAAHKSAVTEYLDGLLADAGRADHEELAPELMLLVDGAIVTAVREGDPEPAMRAKRIAEALLARQPDPRDAVRRRLRVVTGGMR
- a CDS encoding carboxymuconolactone decarboxylase family protein, with the translated sequence MPRIATVTPETADTEQRDLLDATRRQLGRVPNLYATLVHSPAALRGYLALRDSLSDGVLTPRQREQLALLTAQENDCDYCVAAHTMRGERLLKMTPEELRETRLGRDADPHTAAILRVAAELVEQRGRVDDAVLTQARAAGVTDAELAETVAHVALNTLSNHFNHLARPDLDFPAAPALKESH